One genomic window of [Clostridium] scindens ATCC 35704 includes the following:
- the nrdG gene encoding anaerobic ribonucleoside-triphosphate reductase activating protein, whose product MNYGNIKECDIADGPGVRVSLFVSGCRHHCKGCFNKETWDFGYGKPYTKETEDEIIRLLAPSYIQGLTLLGGEPFEPENQEELAGLLKRVRETYPDKDIWCYTGYLYDVDLSKGGKVYTEVTEEMLSYIDVLVDGEFIEEEKDVTLVFRGSRNQRIIELGKEEALYSLAGRPPHRRNS is encoded by the coding sequence ATGAATTATGGAAATATAAAAGAATGCGATATCGCAGACGGCCCGGGGGTCCGGGTCAGCCTGTTCGTGTCGGGATGCCGGCACCATTGCAAGGGATGCTTTAATAAAGAGACATGGGACTTTGGTTATGGGAAGCCTTATACGAAGGAGACGGAAGATGAGATCATCCGTCTTCTTGCGCCTTCTTATATTCAGGGGCTTACGCTTCTTGGCGGGGAGCCATTTGAGCCGGAGAACCAGGAGGAACTGGCAGGGCTGCTTAAAAGAGTGCGGGAAACCTACCCTGACAAGGATATATGGTGCTACACAGGCTATCTGTATGACGTGGACCTGTCCAAAGGGGGCAAGGTGTACACGGAAGTGACGGAGGAGATGCTTTCTTATATCGATGTGCTGGTGGACGGAGAATTTATCGAAGAGGAGAAAGATGTGACGCTGGTCTTCCGGGGAAGCCGGAACCAGAGGATCATAGAACTTGGGAAGGAGGAGGCGTTATATTCTCTGGCGGGGAGGCCGCCGCACAGACGGAATTCCTAA
- the nrdD gene encoding anaerobic ribonucleoside-triphosphate reductase: protein MSIEVKTNVIKRSGEEVSFDLEKIINAIRKANKEVDRLHQMNEYQINAIADNIAHRVEEIPHAVNVEDIQDMVETGIMEMRGYEVAQKYVRYRYKRELTRKSNTTDNGILSLLEHINEEVNQENSNKNPVINSTQRDYMAGEVSKDLSKRVLLPEEIVRAHEEGIIHFHDSDYFAQKEHNCDLINLEDMLQNGTVISETLIEKPHSFFTACNVTTQIVAQVASNQYGGQSFTLAHLAPFVDISRQKIRNNVIEERKECGEALDAEIIAKVTERRLRDEVRSGIQTIQYQLITLMTCNGQAPFVTVFMYLDEVEDGQIREDLAMIIEEVMVQRMQGVKNEKGVWITPAFPKLIYVLDEDNITEDSKYWYLTELAAKCTAKRMVPDYISAKIMKELKQGDVYPCMGCRSFLTVEDSQRNEDGSHKFYGRFNQGVVTINLVDVACSAEGDMDKFWEILDERLELCHRALRCRHERLLGTISDVAPILWQNGALARLKKGEKIDRLLFNGYSTISLGYAGLYEMCMRMVGKSHTDPQARPFALKVMQRLNDKCKEWKEAENISYSVYGTPMESTTYKFSKCLQKRFGMIEGVTDKNYITNSYHVHVSEEIDAFKKLKFEADFQKLSPGGAISYIEVPNMQNNIPAVLSVMQFIYNNIMYAELNTKSDYCECCGYDGEIKITEEESGKLVWECPNCGNRDQNKMFVARRTCGYIGTQFWNQGRTQEIKDRVLHL from the coding sequence ATGAGTATTGAAGTAAAGACTAACGTAATCAAGAGAAGCGGAGAGGAAGTTTCCTTTGATCTTGAAAAAATTATTAACGCTATCCGCAAGGCGAACAAAGAGGTAGACCGCCTCCACCAGATGAATGAATACCAGATAAACGCGATTGCAGACAATATTGCACACCGGGTAGAAGAGATTCCCCATGCGGTGAATGTAGAGGATATCCAGGATATGGTGGAGACCGGCATCATGGAGATGCGGGGATATGAGGTTGCGCAAAAATACGTGCGCTACCGTTATAAAAGGGAATTGACCAGAAAGTCCAATACCACGGATAATGGAATATTATCTCTCCTTGAGCATATTAACGAAGAAGTGAACCAGGAAAACTCCAATAAGAATCCGGTTATTAATTCAACCCAGCGTGACTATATGGCCGGCGAGGTAAGCAAGGACTTGTCCAAACGCGTGCTGCTTCCGGAAGAAATCGTCCGTGCTCATGAAGAGGGGATCATTCATTTTCACGACTCCGATTATTTTGCACAGAAGGAACATAACTGCGACCTGATCAACTTGGAGGATATGCTGCAGAACGGAACGGTCATCAGCGAGACGCTGATTGAGAAGCCCCACAGCTTCTTTACGGCGTGCAACGTTACGACGCAGATCGTGGCACAGGTTGCCAGCAACCAGTACGGCGGCCAGTCATTTACTTTGGCGCATCTGGCGCCCTTTGTAGACATCAGCCGTCAGAAGATCCGCAATAATGTAATCGAGGAGCGCAAAGAATGCGGCGAGGCGCTGGATGCGGAGATCATTGCAAAGGTGACGGAGCGAAGGCTTCGGGATGAAGTAAGAAGCGGAATCCAGACCATCCAGTATCAATTGATTACCTTGATGACCTGTAACGGACAGGCTCCATTTGTGACTGTATTCATGTATCTGGATGAGGTAGAGGATGGCCAGATCCGGGAAGACCTGGCTATGATTATAGAAGAAGTCATGGTTCAGAGAATGCAGGGCGTGAAGAACGAAAAGGGCGTGTGGATTACCCCGGCATTCCCGAAACTGATCTATGTATTGGATGAAGATAATATTACAGAAGATTCCAAATATTGGTATCTGACGGAGCTTGCCGCAAAATGTACGGCAAAACGAATGGTTCCGGATTATATTTCCGCAAAAATCATGAAAGAACTGAAGCAGGGAGATGTATATCCATGTATGGGATGCCGATCCTTCCTGACGGTGGAGGATTCCCAGCGAAATGAGGATGGAAGCCATAAGTTCTACGGCCGTTTCAATCAGGGCGTGGTAACTATCAATCTGGTGGATGTGGCATGCTCTGCCGAGGGAGATATGGACAAGTTCTGGGAGATTCTGGACGAGCGTCTGGAACTTTGCCACCGCGCGTTACGGTGCAGGCATGAACGTCTTCTTGGAACGATATCGGACGTTGCGCCTATCCTGTGGCAGAATGGCGCGCTGGCACGGCTTAAGAAGGGCGAGAAGATCGACCGGCTGCTGTTTAACGGATACTCTACGATTTCCCTGGGCTATGCCGGGCTATATGAGATGTGCATGCGCATGGTGGGCAAGTCTCATACAGATCCGCAGGCCAGGCCATTTGCCTTGAAGGTTATGCAGAGGCTGAACGATAAATGCAAGGAGTGGAAGGAAGCGGAGAATATCAGCTACTCCGTATATGGAACGCCGATGGAGTCTACCACCTACAAGTTCTCCAAGTGCCTGCAGAAGAGATTCGGGATGATAGAGGGAGTCACCGATAAAAATTATATTACAAACAGTTATCATGTACATGTATCGGAAGAGATTGACGCGTTCAAGAAACTGAAATTCGAGGCGGACTTCCAGAAGCTGTCTCCAGGAGGCGCTATCAGTTATATCGAAGTGCCAAACATGCAGAATAATATTCCTGCCGTGCTGTCGGTGATGCAGTTCATTTATAATAATATTATGTATGCCGAATTAAATACGAAGAGTGATTACTGCGAATGCTGCGGCTATGACGGAGAGATCAAGATTACGGAGGAAGAGTCCGGGAAACTCGTATGGGAGTGCCCGAACTGCGGGAACCGCGATCAGAATAAGATGTTCGTAGCCCGCAGGACCTGCGGCTATATCGGAACCCAGTTCTGGAATCAGGGACGCACCCAGGAGATTAAAGACAGAGTGCTCCATCTGTAG
- a CDS encoding PfkB family carbohydrate kinase, whose product MNILDIARLAGVSASTVSKVMNGKDHDISEKTKKKVLQVIEEEHYVPYSKFLEKEGLKNHLIGLVIKKDHRERETIVLSTEKAAGEEGYSLVVSYAQNEEEIPACVEEIERKQISGILIDSKRWVSCGRLESTSIYLNQTKELDEKQKAAFYYSLSEAGRMATERLMEAGHQKIACIIDERDETILEGYRQAMQNQNYLIQPVWTYRGSSMKEIEKYAIRQCLDGSVTAVICGSQEIACCVWKLMERTRAVIPDSLSMIVIGDGSLLEILGCGITAVELPAAHMSRVAVECLIGMVREKKQIELMRRFPPSLIERNSILPPPQEKQGEKIVVVGSMNMDITIEVSKIPVNGETQLARRVFAFPGGKGGNQAVGAGKLGGQVYMIGCLGNDMDGKQLYTSLMENHVHMDGVIFDTSLPSGKAYINVDQNGESTIVVYPGANRSLSVNQINQCQYLFQSAKYCLLSTEIPEKIVEYTIKICRCNGTEVILKPSGSKKIKEDLFADIAYMVPNENELNVLVPGEGSVEEKASVLEKKGIGNIIVTLGANGCYLSNKDRSEYFKGTGFEPVDTTGGADSFISALAVYLSEGKNLMQAIGFALYASGITVTRYGVQPALPDRKAVDIYEDEIYSGYNI is encoded by the coding sequence ATGAATATACTAGATATTGCAAGGCTTGCCGGTGTATCTGCTTCAACGGTTTCCAAAGTAATGAATGGCAAAGACCATGATATTAGTGAAAAGACAAAGAAAAAAGTACTACAGGTTATTGAAGAAGAACATTATGTGCCGTATTCCAAATTCCTAGAGAAGGAAGGACTAAAAAATCATCTGATCGGTCTGGTGATAAAAAAGGATCATAGAGAACGAGAGACCATTGTGCTAAGTACAGAAAAGGCTGCTGGGGAAGAAGGATACAGCCTGGTAGTCAGTTATGCGCAGAACGAAGAAGAGATCCCTGCCTGTGTGGAGGAAATAGAAAGAAAGCAGATATCCGGAATTTTGATAGATTCAAAGCGATGGGTTTCCTGCGGCAGGTTAGAATCTACATCGATTTATCTGAACCAGACGAAAGAGTTAGATGAAAAGCAAAAGGCAGCCTTTTACTACAGTTTATCGGAAGCGGGAAGAATGGCGACAGAAAGGCTGATGGAAGCAGGGCATCAGAAGATTGCTTGTATTATTGATGAGCGGGACGAGACTATATTAGAAGGCTATCGGCAGGCAATGCAGAATCAGAATTATCTGATACAGCCGGTATGGACTTACCGAGGCAGTTCGATGAAGGAGATTGAAAAATACGCTATCCGCCAGTGTCTGGACGGGAGCGTCACGGCGGTAATCTGCGGGTCGCAGGAGATCGCCTGCTGCGTATGGAAACTCATGGAGCGAACCAGAGCCGTAATCCCGGATTCCTTGTCTATGATCGTCATTGGAGACGGCAGTCTCCTGGAGATCCTGGGCTGTGGTATAACAGCAGTCGAACTTCCGGCGGCGCATATGAGCCGGGTTGCAGTGGAGTGCCTGATTGGAATGGTCAGGGAGAAAAAACAGATTGAATTGATGCGGCGTTTTCCCCCATCTCTCATTGAGAGGAATAGCATCCTGCCTCCGCCCCAAGAAAAGCAAGGAGAAAAGATCGTCGTGGTAGGGAGTATGAACATGGATATTACCATAGAAGTATCCAAGATTCCGGTCAACGGAGAGACGCAGCTTGCTAGGAGGGTATTTGCTTTTCCGGGAGGAAAAGGTGGGAATCAGGCGGTAGGCGCCGGAAAACTGGGGGGGCAGGTCTATATGATTGGATGTCTGGGAAATGACATGGACGGGAAACAACTCTATACTAGCCTGATGGAGAATCATGTGCATATGGATGGTGTGATCTTTGATACCTCCCTGCCCAGCGGAAAGGCGTATATCAATGTGGATCAAAATGGAGAGAGTACTATTGTTGTATATCCGGGAGCAAATCGGAGTTTAAGCGTGAATCAGATCAATCAATGCCAATATTTGTTCCAGAGTGCAAAATATTGTCTGCTCTCTACGGAGATACCTGAAAAGATTGTAGAATATACGATCAAGATTTGCAGGTGCAACGGCACGGAGGTCATTTTAAAGCCGTCAGGATCCAAAAAGATAAAGGAAGATTTATTTGCAGATATTGCTTATATGGTGCCAAATGAAAATGAATTGAATGTTTTGGTACCCGGGGAGGGGAGCGTGGAAGAAAAGGCATCGGTTCTTGAAAAGAAGGGGATTGGCAACATTATTGTAACATTAGGAGCAAATGGTTGTTATCTGTCGAACAAAGACCGATCTGAATATTTTAAAGGTACAGGGTTTGAGCCTGTAGATACGACGGGGGGTGCAGATTCCTTTATCAGTGCTCTTGCAGTGTATCTAAGTGAAGGAAAAAACCTGATGCAGGCGATCGGGTTTGCGCTCTATGCATCCGGCATCACGGTCACCAGATACGGAGTACAGCCGGCGCTTCCGGACCGAAAGGCGGTCGATATCTATGAAGACGAGATCTATTCGGGATACAACATTTAG
- a CDS encoding energy-coupling factor transporter transmembrane component T → MNQKNKMVSLYPLTKFYLSVVLVIISVAMPGILSKVICFVLINILAGVSGVWLVFIRRVRNSVGVLFIILLIIQTLFYPSGRVMFSFWIFDAKWEGLLFALKLGFTLMCVGGSLIWFFAVTKEKDFVMALEKQGMSPKASYVVLSTLQMVPVLKKKSQTIMNAQKARGVETEGNIIVRAKVFIPTIIPLVLSSIAGTEERALTLEARGFSSKIKPTHLEDIEKTPADTTAIVLITILFIAAIAGRIMLWVI, encoded by the coding sequence ATGAATCAAAAGAATAAAATGGTTTCTTTATATCCTCTGACAAAGTTTTATCTGTCGGTTGTTCTGGTCATTATTTCTGTCGCAATGCCTGGAATCCTCAGCAAAGTCATTTGTTTTGTGCTGATCAATATCTTGGCGGGAGTTAGCGGCGTGTGGCTGGTTTTTATACGGCGAGTACGGAATTCCGTAGGGGTGCTGTTTATTATCCTTCTTATCATACAGACATTATTTTATCCAAGTGGAAGAGTAATGTTCTCTTTTTGGATATTTGATGCTAAATGGGAAGGATTGCTATTCGCTTTAAAACTTGGATTTACACTGATGTGTGTAGGCGGCAGCCTGATCTGGTTTTTCGCAGTTACAAAAGAAAAAGATTTTGTGATGGCATTAGAAAAGCAGGGAATGAGCCCCAAAGCATCTTATGTAGTGCTGTCGACTTTACAGATGGTTCCGGTTTTAAAGAAAAAATCCCAGACGATCATGAACGCTCAGAAGGCAAGAGGTGTGGAAACAGAAGGAAATATCATTGTCCGTGCGAAGGTGTTCATCCCTACGATTATTCCATTAGTATTGAGTTCGATAGCAGGGACAGAGGAACGGGCGCTGACCTTGGAAGCCAGAGGGTTTTCCTCTAAAATCAAGCCTACGCATTTGGAAGATATTGAAAAGACGCCGGCAGATACAACAGCAATTGTGCTTATTACCATATTATTTATCGCGGCGATAGCAGGGAGGATCATGTTATGGGTTATATAG
- a CDS encoding Cof-type HAD-IIB family hydrolase: MGKIVFLNIDGTIRDFDGIIPDSAIKAIHMARENGHKVCISTGRTYTRIDKEILDIGFDGIISSSGGYVEYEGECISHRYFTQLAYIELMNDLLLHQCVVEIETGRESYVLSQDMEAYLAIRERMYENPEVAKKGVKPPVPIDSVLDVPEVEKMVVFSNRMSGEDILAKWGYSFHIVNLSVPYEEKWAGEITPDYINKSEGIRQILLAGDYTREDSIAIGDNDNDLEMIRYAGIGVAMGNGTAKAREAADYIADSIDEDGLWKAFVHLGLIDEKK; the protein is encoded by the coding sequence ATGGGGAAAATAGTATTTCTGAATATTGACGGGACGATCAGGGACTTTGACGGCATAATTCCCGATTCCGCAATAAAAGCGATTCATATGGCCCGAGAAAATGGACACAAGGTATGCATTAGTACAGGACGCACATATACGCGTATAGACAAAGAGATCCTGGATATTGGATTTGACGGGATTATATCAAGTTCAGGGGGATATGTGGAGTATGAAGGGGAATGCATCAGCCACAGATACTTTACCCAGCTAGCCTATATCGAGCTGATGAATGACTTGCTGCTGCACCAGTGCGTGGTTGAGATTGAAACGGGAAGAGAAAGTTATGTTCTAAGCCAGGACATGGAAGCATATCTGGCAATCAGGGAGAGGATGTATGAGAACCCGGAGGTGGCGAAAAAAGGAGTAAAGCCGCCGGTGCCGATAGACTCCGTGCTGGATGTTCCTGAGGTGGAGAAAATGGTGGTATTCAGCAATCGGATGTCCGGAGAGGATATTCTTGCTAAATGGGGGTATTCTTTCCATATCGTAAACCTGAGCGTGCCATATGAAGAAAAGTGGGCCGGCGAGATTACGCCGGATTATATTAATAAGTCGGAGGGCATCCGGCAGATTCTTCTGGCCGGGGACTATACAAGAGAAGATTCTATTGCCATAGGCGACAATGACAATGACCTGGAGATGATCCGGTATGCAGGCATCGGAGTGGCGATGGGAAATGGTACTGCAAAAGCCAGAGAGGCTGCAGATTATATCGCAGATTCCATAGATGAGGATGGCCTTTGGAAAGCCTTTGTCCACCTGGGCCTGATAGATGAAAAGAAATAG
- a CDS encoding nucleoside hydrolase, whose translation MEKEQIIIDCDPGSDDALAIILALHSEKIDLKAVCSVTGNGALDTTTRNGCNILSLCGRKDIPLYRGSGAALDEKIPHTVSAFGDDGLGGYADTILSDKIEERMHAVDFLVEYVNDHPGEITLFAIGPCTNVAKAIRRSKEFAGNLKRLIIMGGSKYTGNMSPVAEYNFWADSQAAHEVLQAGIKEVVMIGLDVTNKIAMDCNMREILRILDTRLSTFVYNITKEGLDDNWRSRRKAVSPMHDVLTVAYFIEPSILKLKPAYIDVVTKGIAKGQSIVDINGHWNNGDCNALYAYEVDVEEFYRLFFKTVFGEDITEIR comes from the coding sequence ATGGAAAAAGAACAAATCATTATTGATTGTGATCCGGGAAGTGATGATGCGCTGGCAATTATTTTAGCACTGCATTCGGAAAAAATTGATCTAAAGGCGGTATGCTCTGTGACAGGAAACGGTGCATTGGATACAACAACCAGGAACGGGTGTAATATCCTTTCGCTGTGCGGACGAAAGGACATTCCCTTATACCGCGGTTCAGGGGCAGCGTTAGACGAAAAGATTCCGCACACGGTCAGCGCATTTGGAGATGATGGGCTGGGTGGTTATGCAGATACCATTCTTTCTGACAAAATAGAAGAACGCATGCATGCGGTAGATTTTCTGGTAGAGTATGTCAATGACCATCCGGGGGAGATTACACTTTTTGCAATTGGACCATGTACGAATGTAGCAAAAGCGATTCGAAGATCCAAGGAATTTGCCGGGAACTTGAAACGTTTGATTATTATGGGAGGTTCCAAATACACAGGTAATATGTCGCCTGTGGCAGAATATAATTTTTGGGCAGATTCTCAGGCGGCTCACGAAGTATTGCAGGCCGGTATCAAAGAAGTCGTTATGATCGGACTGGATGTTACAAATAAGATTGCAATGGATTGCAATATGCGGGAAATTTTACGGATATTGGATACCCGGCTTTCTACTTTTGTATATAACATTACAAAAGAAGGACTTGATGATAACTGGAGATCCCGAAGGAAGGCAGTTTCTCCGATGCATGATGTGCTGACAGTGGCATATTTCATAGAGCCTTCCATCTTGAAACTGAAACCGGCATATATAGATGTGGTGACAAAAGGGATTGCAAAAGGGCAGTCGATTGTAGATATTAACGGACATTGGAACAATGGGGACTGCAATGCTCTGTATGCTTATGAGGTGGATGTAGAAGAATTTTATCGTTTATTTTTTAAAACTGTTTTTGGAGAAGATATCACAGAAATACGCTGA
- a CDS encoding ECF transporter S component — translation MNKANEKFSLMVILLIPVAIAINIVGGQMTSILKLPVDLDMIGVILVGALAGPIPAAVTGVLTNLINGIFDPTWIPYAFCALFIGVASGLLSKYNMMTKIWKLIISGIILALVGTITATPITVFFFGGATGGGASMLAAGLMATGREILQSVFSVYIITESVGKLISVFVAYLIIKAIPERSLVKYRFGEKFIKKSGAK, via the coding sequence ATGAATAAGGCAAATGAAAAGTTTTCGTTAATGGTGATCTTATTGATACCTGTAGCAATTGCAATTAATATTGTTGGCGGTCAGATGACTTCCATATTAAAATTGCCGGTAGATCTGGACATGATAGGCGTTATTTTAGTAGGAGCCTTGGCAGGTCCGATTCCGGCAGCCGTGACAGGAGTTTTGACGAACCTTATCAATGGTATATTTGATCCGACCTGGATTCCGTATGCGTTCTGTGCACTCTTTATTGGAGTTGCTTCCGGGCTGCTCTCTAAATATAACATGATGACAAAGATCTGGAAATTGATTATTTCAGGCATTATACTAGCACTGGTTGGAACAATTACAGCAACACCGATAACCGTATTTTTCTTCGGAGGAGCAACCGGCGGAGGAGCTTCCATGCTAGCAGCGGGCTTGATGGCTACTGGAAGAGAGATTTTACAGTCTGTATTTTCCGTATACATAATTACAGAAAGTGTGGGAAAATTAATCTCTGTTTTTGTGGCATACCTTATCATAAAAGCAATTCCAGAACGTTCATTGGTAAAATACAGGTTCGGGGAGAAATTTATTAAAAAATCAGGAGCAAAATAG
- the rbsK gene encoding ribokinase, with the protein MKTRSIRDTTFRKEEKEVEQMEFKKKILVIGSLNMDLVVETPHMPKAGETITGKSITNVLGGKGANQAYAAGKLGGNVGMIGAVGNDACGRALKQNLECVHVDTSGIEVLENEMSGQAFITVDDNGENAIIIIAGTNGMVTKEMIQKHIKKLKESDIIIMQMEIPVETVEYVKDLASKLGKLVIIDPAPAVSNLPDSFFQGVDYMKPNETELEILTGIKIQSQEQVTVGARNMLERGVKNVIVTLGSKGCLLVTEDGEEFFPAKKVRAVDTTAAGDSFTAAFALALSEGKNSREAIQFAQKVSAIAVTRKGAQTSIPTRAEADRG; encoded by the coding sequence ATGAAGACGAGATCTATTCGGGATACAACATTTAGGAAAGAGGAAAAGGAAGTGGAGCAAATGGAATTTAAGAAAAAGATTCTTGTGATCGGAAGCCTGAATATGGATTTGGTTGTGGAAACTCCTCATATGCCGAAAGCAGGCGAGACGATTACCGGAAAGAGCATTACGAATGTTCTAGGCGGTAAAGGTGCGAATCAGGCTTATGCCGCCGGAAAACTGGGCGGAAACGTTGGTATGATCGGGGCGGTTGGAAACGATGCCTGCGGACGGGCCTTGAAGCAGAACCTGGAATGCGTGCATGTGGATACGTCTGGGATCGAAGTTCTCGAAAACGAGATGTCTGGACAGGCATTCATCACTGTGGATGACAACGGAGAAAATGCAATCATCATTATTGCAGGGACAAACGGCATGGTCACAAAGGAGATGATACAAAAGCATATAAAAAAGCTTAAGGAAAGCGACATTATCATCATGCAGATGGAGATTCCTGTGGAAACAGTGGAATATGTCAAAGATCTGGCATCTAAGCTTGGGAAGTTGGTCATCATTGATCCGGCGCCTGCTGTATCAAATCTGCCGGATAGTTTCTTTCAAGGGGTGGATTATATGAAACCGAATGAAACAGAACTAGAGATACTGACGGGCATCAAGATACAATCCCAGGAGCAGGTTACTGTGGGAGCCAGAAACATGCTTGAAAGGGGCGTTAAAAATGTAATTGTCACTCTGGGAAGCAAGGGATGCCTTCTGGTAACGGAAGATGGAGAGGAATTCTTCCCGGCAAAGAAGGTCAGGGCAGTGGATACTACGGCGGCGGGAGACAGTTTTACGGCAGCGTTTGCGCTGGCTTTGAGCGAAGGGAAGAACAGCCGGGAAGCAATACAGTTTGCACAAAAGGTATCCGCCATCGCGGTGACAAGAAAAGGAGCTCAGACTTCCATACCGACAAGGGCAGAAGCAGACAGAGGGTAA
- a CDS encoding NifB/NifX family molybdenum-iron cluster-binding protein — MPRTGKKKRVLKMPQNSHFISRGTETEYGINMKVEEYECIRLIDYMAYTQEECARQMEVSRATVQMLYAEARKKLARFLVEGISLQIEGGDYELSHRAAVKEKTSDCSLNGLAACHSETPGMGKERRHMKIAVTYENGQVFQHFGHTEQFKVYDVEAGKITGSQVVDTNGQGHGALAGFLANGDIDVLICGGIGGGARNALAEAGIKLFPGAQGDADAQVESYLAGTLNYDPDTMCTHHDHSHGDCGGHGHGKCGHHCE, encoded by the coding sequence ATGCCAAGAACAGGGAAAAAAAAGCGAGTCTTAAAGATGCCGCAGAACAGCCATTTTATTTCCAGAGGGACTGAGACAGAATATGGAATCAATATGAAGGTGGAAGAGTACGAATGCATCCGCCTGATTGACTATATGGCCTATACTCAGGAAGAGTGCGCAAGGCAGATGGAAGTAAGCAGAGCGACGGTGCAGATGCTGTATGCAGAAGCACGTAAGAAACTGGCAAGATTCCTTGTGGAAGGAATCAGTCTTCAGATCGAGGGCGGAGACTATGAATTAAGTCATAGGGCAGCAGTGAAAGAAAAGACTTCTGACTGTTCTTTAAACGGATTGGCAGCATGTCATTCAGAAACCCCAGGTATGGGAAAGGAGAGAAGACATATGAAGATAGCAGTAACTTATGAAAATGGGCAGGTATTTCAGCATTTCGGACATACGGAACAGTTTAAGGTATATGATGTCGAGGCGGGAAAGATTACGGGAAGCCAAGTTGTAGATACCAATGGGCAGGGCCATGGCGCATTAGCCGGATTCCTGGCAAATGGCGATATTGACGTGCTGATCTGCGGCGGTATCGGCGGCGGCGCAAGGAATGCGCTGGCAGAGGCAGGCATCAAACTATTCCCCGGAGCGCAGGGAGACGCAGACGCGCAGGTAGAGTCTTATCTGGCCGGAACCTTAAACTATGATCCGGACACGATGTGCACGCATCATGACCACAGCCATGGAGACTGCGGTGGACATGGACATGGCAAATGCGGACATCACTGCGAGTAG